One Deltaproteobacteria bacterium genomic region harbors:
- a CDS encoding glycosyltransferase family 2 protein produces the protein MNQVRTISVILPCFNEETAVAPVLVRLLSLSSEWRSRNIQLLEVLIVDDGSTDGTRQAVDSWNRSFNQNDHFNLKVLTHSARQGYGAAIKTGITAAQGGYVAFYDVDGTYDPIVLPNMIDALDQENAEMVCGDRLSKCEHMPVTREIGNRLFVGTINILYRTRVYDSCTGMRLFTRNMSDFFASRALPNGLDYSLAMTLAFLRTGHRLVEIPIPYAKRIGRSKLSVFADGPRFFIRILSSWIHTPLHLREVADARKQLLQSTVVTKKK, from the coding sequence TTGAATCAGGTGCGAACGATCTCAGTGATCTTACCATGTTTTAACGAAGAAACGGCCGTTGCGCCCGTCCTTGTCCGGTTGCTAAGTCTTAGCAGTGAATGGCGAAGCAGGAATATCCAGTTGCTTGAAGTCTTAATCGTCGACGATGGAAGTACTGACGGGACCCGCCAAGCCGTTGACAGCTGGAACCGCTCATTTAACCAGAACGATCATTTCAATCTTAAAGTTCTGACTCATAGCGCGCGACAAGGATATGGGGCCGCAATCAAAACGGGAATCACGGCAGCGCAAGGCGGTTATGTCGCATTTTACGATGTTGATGGGACTTATGATCCGATCGTCTTGCCAAATATGATCGATGCACTTGATCAAGAAAATGCAGAAATGGTTTGTGGCGACCGTTTGTCAAAGTGTGAACATATGCCCGTCACTCGCGAAATTGGAAATCGGCTTTTTGTTGGGACCATCAATATTCTTTACCGGACCAGGGTTTACGATAGCTGCACTGGTATGAGGCTTTTCACGCGCAACATGAGTGATTTCTTTGCCAGTCGGGCTCTGCCGAATGGACTGGATTATTCCCTGGCGATGACCTTAGCGTTTTTGCGAACAGGACATCGCTTGGTGGAAATTCCGATTCCCTACGCAAAACGGATTGGACGTTCAAAGCTGAGTGTATTTGCTGACGGTCCACGATTTTTTATTCGCATTCTTTCGTCATGGATTCATACTCCGCTACATTTGCGTGAAGTCGCGGACGCTCGCAAGCAGCTGCTACAATCGACGGTCGTAACCAAAAAGAAATAG
- a CDS encoding glycosyltransferase family 2 protein produces MNSMPVAITVVIPTLGTCPHLRGLLERLQRQTLVAASPANSTIEVLVIANLPKQELRSLVSSMDRSSQVKFEYLETGKIGVNLARNKGLERAKGDVILFLDDDAILDDLEGAGEHFLFRHIQKHIENPEAAAIGGPYRLVDRHSLWDEAYHFVASDWLLRNVRDGHHTNQLLGGNLSVKRWTTTKGFKFDETIAYGGAETGFCQRLTLANETLLYFQDLAIGHAPDLSKTAFCKKAYLQGAGARWRDRKLPASPFIHVNQLRRNPSNSEIAAWVQLYKDCFEFGWSSDPFRDHLASNGQVKFNFFKFQIHRVRNLLLRTLPQRVRRQMRQAYAATRSIWISAKY; encoded by the coding sequence GTGAACTCAATGCCTGTCGCAATCACCGTCGTAATTCCAACACTTGGGACTTGCCCTCATTTGCGTGGCCTTCTTGAGAGACTTCAAAGGCAGACTTTAGTTGCGGCTTCTCCTGCGAATTCAACGATCGAGGTTCTCGTTATCGCCAACTTACCAAAACAGGAATTGAGATCGCTCGTTAGTTCGATGGATCGATCATCGCAAGTAAAGTTCGAGTACCTTGAAACCGGCAAAATCGGCGTCAATCTCGCACGCAATAAAGGGTTAGAGCGGGCAAAAGGCGACGTTATCCTTTTTCTAGATGACGATGCAATTCTTGATGATCTAGAAGGGGCCGGCGAACATTTTCTTTTTCGACATATACAAAAACATATCGAGAATCCAGAAGCTGCAGCGATTGGCGGACCCTACCGCCTTGTCGATCGACATTCCCTTTGGGATGAGGCTTACCACTTTGTAGCTTCAGATTGGCTACTTCGGAACGTGCGTGACGGCCATCACACAAATCAACTGTTGGGTGGCAATCTTTCTGTGAAACGTTGGACGACTACAAAAGGTTTCAAGTTCGACGAAACAATCGCCTATGGCGGCGCCGAAACAGGTTTTTGCCAAAGACTCACTTTGGCTAACGAAACACTCTTATACTTCCAAGACCTAGCAATTGGGCATGCACCGGACCTTTCCAAAACAGCCTTTTGCAAAAAGGCCTACCTACAGGGAGCCGGCGCAAGATGGCGAGACCGTAAATTACCTGCCTCACCTTTTATCCATGTAAATCAGTTGCGAAGAAATCCTAGCAATTCGGAAATCGCAGCTTGGGTGCAGCTTTACAAAGATTGTTTTGAATTTGGTTGGTCTTCCGACCCCTTCCGGGATCACCTCGCCTCGAATGGGCAAGTGAAGTTCAACTTTTTTAAATTTCAAATCCATCGGGTTAGGAATCTATTGCTGCGCACGCTACCGCAAAGAGTCCGACGACAAATGCGCCAGGCTTACGCGGCAACCCGCTCTATTTGGATTTCTGCCAAATACTAG
- a CDS encoding glycosyltransferase yields MVSIVIPTLGRDSLQDLILSLPKSTQFEIIAVADGSLDSAEIEKMAARWQEVVVTQAKKTGVNSARNHGAALASRDVIWFLDDDVVVPDEQAILGLLSFHFEKAEIAAVGGAYLTPPDASPVEHGYNLLSSLWRHASGENENEAFLGGCLVVRKSIFFELGGFDEAIQHGGAETGFVHQLRKWSKARRRILRYEKRLDVFHRPGARRLDQWMKLAFRQGIRAVATDQLRPPSAVRLARAHDFIKRLSVKDRFVLAAFCLPYLGITSIGRAASIWQKSK; encoded by the coding sequence ATGGTTTCAATTGTCATCCCAACTCTTGGTCGTGATTCCCTGCAGGACTTAATACTGTCTTTGCCGAAGTCGACACAGTTTGAAATCATTGCGGTCGCCGACGGCAGCCTGGATTCCGCCGAGATTGAAAAGATGGCCGCGCGGTGGCAGGAGGTGGTCGTCACCCAGGCAAAGAAGACCGGCGTGAACAGTGCTCGAAATCACGGTGCGGCGTTGGCATCGCGTGATGTGATCTGGTTTCTCGACGATGACGTCGTGGTCCCAGATGAGCAGGCCATTTTGGGTTTGCTTTCGTTCCACTTTGAAAAGGCAGAAATCGCGGCGGTCGGCGGGGCATATTTGACTCCTCCTGATGCGTCTCCTGTCGAGCACGGCTACAATCTTTTGAGTTCTCTTTGGCGACACGCTTCGGGTGAAAACGAAAACGAGGCATTTTTAGGTGGATGTTTGGTGGTCCGAAAATCCATTTTTTTTGAGCTTGGCGGTTTCGATGAAGCTATTCAGCATGGTGGAGCCGAAACTGGATTTGTTCATCAACTTAGGAAGTGGTCGAAAGCGCGTAGACGCATTCTTCGATATGAAAAGCGGCTGGACGTATTTCATCGTCCTGGTGCCCGCCGACTTGATCAATGGATGAAGTTAGCATTTCGTCAGGGGATTCGCGCGGTCGCAACTGATCAATTGCGCCCACCTTCTGCTGTCCGGCTCGCTCGCGCACATGATTTTATTAAACGACTTTCTGTTAAAGATCGATTCGTGTTGGCGGCGTTTTGCTTACCCTACCTTGGTATTACGAGTATTGGTCGTGCCGCTAGTATTTGGCAGAAATCCAAATAG